A window of the Fulvia fulva chromosome 3, complete sequence genome harbors these coding sequences:
- a CDS encoding Zinc homeostasis factor 1 — protein sequence MALSKSTRIIILLVIDSAFFLLELITGYAVHSLALVADSFHMLNDVLSLCVGLWAVKMANKTSAPKMYTYGYQRAETLGALVNGVFLVALCVTIFLDAIQRFVEPQIVSNPKLVLIVGCLGLASNIVGLALFHDHGHAHGGHSHGPEAGHSHDARDAEEGHAGHVHEPYTDEPHDHSHGEAGTDASGSTAVADVSPRKRGHSKAGSKGFINYDEYPGPAAFRNSIIAASNMEPIDSDEGEPEIVPDREGVESTSAYEPLMAGTAQKISYGGVSAAPRKSNEHKDHKHSQPREAGKGGGGHSHGDLNMKGIFLHVVGDALGNIGVIATALIIWLTKFEGRYYFDPAISLVITCIILASAIPLCKAASRILLQAVPHGIEVDDIRDDIEDLSGVESCHHLHVWQLSDTKLVASLHVRVTFNFKGEGSQRYMQLAAAIRECLHEYGIHSFTIQPEFHHDSESDDGRGNVENSNDASRSGSMRGMDKSCLLECNDNCGGGKSCCPPEQQNNDNSHDDHGHSH from the coding sequence ATGGCCCTCTCCAAGTCGACGCGAATCATCATCCTGCTGGTAATCGACAGCGCCTTCTTCCTCCTCGAACTCATCACCGGTTATGCCGTACACTCTCTGGCCCTGGTGGCCGACTCTTTCCATATGCTTAACGATGTCCTCTCCCTCTGTGTCGGTCTCTGGGCAGTCAAGATGGCAAACAAAACTTCGGCGCCGAAGATGTACACATACGGATACCAGCGCGCGGAGACATTGGGAGCATTGGTCAACGGTGTCTTCTTAGTGGCACTTTGCGTGACCATCTTTCTGGATGCCATTCAGCGCTTTGTGGAGCCACAGATCGTGTCAAACCCCAAGCTCGTGCTCATTGTCGGATGCCTGGGTCTTGCTTCGAATATCGTTGGCCTCGCGCTTTTCCACGATCACGGCCACGCCCATGGAGGACACAGTCACGGTCCGGAAGCGGGTCACAGCCATGATGCAAGAGATGCTGAAGAGGGACATGCTGGACACGTCCACGAACCATACACAGACGAGCCTCATGATCACTCGCACGGCGAGGCAGGTACAGACGCTAGTGGCTCTACTGCTGTAGCCGATGTGAGTCCGCGCAAGCGCGGACACAGCAAAGCAGGCTCGAAGGGCTTCATCAACTACGACGAGTACCCTGGTCCAGCAGCTTTCCGCAACTCAATCATTGCCGCAAGCAACATGGAACCAATCGATTCTGACGAGGGCGAACCCGAGATCGTGCCAGATCGTGAAGGCGTGGAATCCACTAGTGCATACGAGCCATTGATGGCTGGAACTGCCCAGAAGATCAGCTATGGTGGTGTCTCTGCTGCACCACGCAAGTCGAACGAGCACAAGGACCACAAGCATTCGCAACCAAGAGAAGCCGGCAAGGGAGGCGGTGGTCACTCGCACGGCGATCTCAACATGAAGGGCATCTTCTTGCATGTCGTGGGCGATGCTCTAGGCAACATCGGTGTCATTGCAACTGCGCTCATCATCTGGTTGACCAAGTTTGAGGGTCGTTACTACTTCGACCCTGCCATCTCGCTTGTCATCACCTGCATTATTCTGGCATCAGCAATTCCACTTTGCAAGGCCGCTTCGAGAATCCTTCTCCAGGCCGTTCCCCATGGCATTGAGGTCGATGACATCCGGGATGACATAGAGGACTTGTCTGGTGTTGAGAGCTGTCATCACCTGCACGTTTGGCAGCTGAGCGACACCAAGCTCGTTGCCAGTCTCCATGTCAGAGTCACTTTCAACTTCAAGGGCGAAGGATCGCAACGATACATGCAGCTTGCAGCCGCCATCCGCGAGTGCCTTCACGAGTACGGCATCCACTCTTTCACCATCCAGCCAGAGTTCCACCACGATTCGGAGAGTGACGACGGCCGCGGAAACGTAGAGAACTCGAATGACGCTTCGCGAAGTGGCTCTATGCGCGGCATGGACAAGAGCTGTCTGCTAGAGTGCAACGACAACTGCGGCGGCGGCAAGAGCTGCTGCCCGCCTGAGCAGCAGAACAATGACAACTCGCACGACGATCATGGTCATTCTCACTAG
- a CDS encoding D-2-hydroxyacid dehydrogenase has protein sequence MGGGPPKDHLLATLPFPEPKDIFSSLQKKFPSLTITYHQTSSSREAIELYNEVPKHLWHTATILVTLFTFPQDAEEVPNLELVHLVSAGSNLLQGQPLWTDSDVTITTSTGIHGPQIAEWVIMTGLVGSHHYKQLYELQKAHRWGGGSDTGYRTVTDKVGQKVGILGYGSIGRQVGRVAKAMGMKILAFTASEKDTAEKKRDNGYVVPGTGDYHGLDKESLHNFLRQDIDWLVVSVPLTDQTRHFLGKDEFKVLSQDSKRPAFVTNIARGSIVKQQDLIEALKDGTLAGAALDVTDPEPLPEDSELWGLENVILTPHISSSSGAYTKRTFDLLAKNLQRRTNGERLINVVNRKRGY, from the exons ATGGGCGGCGGACCACCGAAAGACCATCTGCTCGCAACTCTCCCCTTCCCCGAGCCCAAGGACATCTTCTCTTCCCTCCAGAAGAAGTTCCCCTCCCTCACCATAACCTACCACCAAACATCCTCCAGCAGAGAAGCAATCGAGCTCTACAATGAGGTTCCCAAACACCTTTGGCACACTGCAACGATCCTCGTAACCCTCTTTACATTTCCTCAGGACGCGGAGGAAGTCCCCAATCTCGAACTCGTCCACCTTGTATCGGCCGGGAGCAACCTACTCCAAGGCCAACCGTTATGGACGGATAGCGATGTCACCATCACCACAAGTACAGGTATCCACGGCCCACAAATCGCGGAATGGGTCATCATGACCGGGCTAGTGGGAAGCCATCATTACAAACAACTCTACGAATTGCAGAAGGCACATCGATGGGGGGGTGGCAGTGACACAGGCTATCGCACAGTAACGGACAAAGTCGGACAGAAAGTGGGGATCTTGGGGTATGGGAGTATCGGACGACAGGTCGGACGAGTCGCAAAAGCTATGGGTATGAAAATACTAGCTTTCACGGCGAGTGAGAAGGACACAGCGGAGAAGAAGAGAGATAATGGATATGTTGTGCCCGGGACTGGGGAT TATCATGGGCTGGATAAGGAGTCACTACACAACTTCTTGAGGCAGGATATCGATTGGCTTGTGGTTTCTGTGCCGCTTACGGACCAGACACGGCACTTTCTAGGGAAGGATGAGTTCAAAGTGTTGAGTCAGGACAGCAAGAGACCAGCTTTTGTCACGAACATTGCGAGGGGGTCGATCGTTAAGCAGCAGGACTTGATCGAGGCTCTCAAGGATGGGACTTTGGCGGGTGCCGCGCTGGATGTAACGGATCCGGAGCCGTTGCCAGAGGATAGCGAGCTTTGGGGTCTTGAGAACGTAATCTTGACACCGCATATCAGCAGCAGTAGTGGCGCATACACGAAGAGGACGTTTGATCTGCTGGCGAAGAATTTGCAACGGAGGACTAATGGTGAGAGGCTTATAAACGTGGTGAATAGGAAACGGGGTTATTGA